In Bernardetia sp., a genomic segment contains:
- a CDS encoding DUF1800 domain-containing protein: MTSTSKKIQHLYWRAEFGISSKDIQNTPKNVKTAIEQIFERAKPVYSLSSDFDMPSLSTMKNMSGKEKKELRKKGRQSVREINVEWIKQMAHPKKGTLREKMAFFWHGHFACELKNPVLATQQINTIKKHALGNFKDLVLAITKDAAMILYLNNQQNRKRSPNENFARELMELFTIGRGNYTENDIKEAARAFTGWSANRLTGEFQFKKWAHDEENKTFMGKTGNFDGTDIIDIILSKKQTARYIASKIYTFFVNETTKNQKHIEELATVFFDSNYDIEKLMKYLFSQDWFYEEEHIGSKIKSPVEFLVGMMRTLHLNFESQDGILFTQKALGQILFRPPNVAGWQGGKNWIDNATLLVRLNY; encoded by the coding sequence ATGACATCAACTTCAAAAAAGATACAACATCTCTACTGGCGAGCCGAGTTTGGAATATCCTCAAAAGATATACAAAACACGCCCAAAAATGTAAAAACTGCTATTGAGCAAATTTTTGAGCGTGCCAAGCCTGTTTATTCACTTAGTAGCGACTTTGATATGCCTTCTCTTTCTACTATGAAAAATATGAGTGGAAAAGAGAAAAAAGAACTTCGTAAAAAGGGAAGGCAAAGTGTCAGAGAAATAAATGTAGAGTGGATAAAGCAAATGGCACACCCCAAAAAAGGAACATTGCGTGAGAAAATGGCTTTTTTTTGGCACGGACACTTTGCTTGTGAACTTAAAAATCCCGTCTTGGCAACTCAGCAAATCAATACCATAAAAAAGCACGCATTAGGTAACTTTAAAGACTTGGTTTTGGCAATCACCAAAGATGCTGCTATGATTTTGTATTTGAATAATCAACAAAATCGTAAACGAAGTCCGAATGAAAATTTTGCTCGTGAGCTGATGGAACTCTTTACTATTGGAAGAGGAAATTATACAGAAAACGACATCAAAGAAGCTGCAAGAGCATTTACTGGCTGGTCTGCCAATCGTCTTACTGGAGAGTTTCAGTTTAAAAAATGGGCGCACGACGAGGAAAACAAGACATTTATGGGCAAAACGGGTAACTTCGATGGTACAGATATTATAGACATCATTTTATCTAAAAAACAAACAGCTCGTTATATTGCTAGTAAAATCTATACTTTTTTTGTCAATGAAACCACAAAAAATCAGAAACATATAGAAGAATTAGCTACCGTTTTCTTTGATTCCAATTATGATATAGAAAAATTGATGAAATATCTTTTTTCTCAAGATTGGTTTTATGAAGAGGAACATATTGGCTCAAAAATAAAATCTCCTGTTGAGTTTTTAGTGGGAATGATGCGAACACTACACCTAAATTTTGAAAGCCAAGATGGAATTTTGTTTACTCAAAAAGCTCTAGGACAAATTCTCTTTCGCCCTCCGAATGTGGCAGGATGGCAAGGAGGAAAAAACTGGATTGATAATGCCACACTACTTGTACGCCTCAACTAT
- the ettA gene encoding energy-dependent translational throttle protein EttA: protein MSTVDNKVIFSMAGVSKTYPPQKQVLKDIYLSFFYGAKIGVIGLNGAGKSTILKIIAGIETEYQGEVVFSPGYSVGYLEQEPQLDPTKTVKEIVQEGAQETVDLLKEFEEINLKFGDPEVLDDPDKMEKLIEQQGKVQEKLDALDAWNLDTKLEKAMDALRTPPEDAIIGNLSGGEKRRVALCRLLLKEPDVLLLDEPTNHLDAESVHWLEHHLREYKGTVIIVTHDRYFLDNVTSWILELDNGRGIPWKANYSDWLDQKQQKLSESEKTASRYQKALQKELEWSRMNAKGRQTKSKARLASYDKLASEDPSQKDEKLEIFIPASERLGDVVIEANEVSKAFGDKLLFENLSFSLPKGGIVGVIGPNGAGKTTLFKMIMGKETPDNGTFKVGETVEVGYADQEHVNIDNEKTIFETISGGSELMMLGKREVNSRAYVSRFNFGGSDQQKKLKQLSGGERNRVHLALTLKEGANLLLLDEPTNDLDVKTLRALEEGLENFAGCAVVISHDRWFLDRIATHILAFEGNSQVRFYEGNFSEYMEDRKKRLGEEIPKRLKYKKLV, encoded by the coding sequence ATGAGTACAGTCGACAATAAAGTCATTTTTTCAATGGCAGGAGTTAGTAAAACCTATCCTCCTCAAAAACAGGTTTTGAAAGATATTTATCTTTCTTTTTTCTATGGTGCTAAAATTGGTGTTATTGGTCTGAATGGAGCAGGAAAATCTACTATTCTGAAAATTATTGCAGGAATAGAAACAGAATATCAAGGTGAAGTAGTTTTTTCGCCTGGCTATTCAGTGGGATATTTAGAACAAGAACCACAGCTAGACCCTACCAAAACAGTAAAAGAAATTGTACAGGAAGGCGCACAAGAAACTGTTGATTTACTCAAAGAGTTTGAAGAGATAAACTTAAAGTTTGGCGACCCAGAAGTTTTGGACGACCCAGACAAAATGGAAAAACTCATCGAACAGCAAGGAAAAGTGCAGGAAAAACTAGATGCTTTGGATGCTTGGAATTTAGATACAAAGCTAGAAAAAGCGATGGATGCACTCCGAACACCACCAGAAGATGCCATTATTGGTAATCTTTCAGGAGGAGAAAAAAGACGTGTGGCACTTTGTCGTTTGCTTTTGAAAGAACCAGATGTTTTGCTTTTAGATGAGCCTACCAACCACTTAGATGCAGAATCTGTACATTGGTTAGAGCATCATTTGAGAGAATACAAAGGAACAGTTATTATTGTTACGCACGACCGTTATTTCTTAGACAATGTAACCAGTTGGATTTTAGAATTAGACAATGGCAGAGGTATTCCTTGGAAAGCAAACTATTCTGATTGGTTAGACCAAAAGCAACAAAAATTATCTGAAAGTGAAAAAACAGCTTCTCGTTATCAGAAAGCTCTTCAAAAAGAATTGGAATGGTCAAGAATGAATGCAAAAGGAAGACAAACAAAATCTAAAGCACGTTTGGCTTCTTACGATAAATTAGCAAGTGAAGACCCATCTCAAAAAGATGAAAAACTAGAAATTTTTATTCCTGCTAGTGAACGTTTGGGAGATGTTGTTATTGAAGCAAATGAAGTTTCGAAAGCCTTTGGAGATAAACTTTTATTTGAAAACCTAAGTTTTTCGTTGCCTAAAGGTGGAATTGTGGGAGTTATAGGACCTAATGGAGCTGGAAAAACCACCCTTTTCAAAATGATTATGGGAAAAGAAACGCCCGATAATGGAACATTTAAAGTTGGTGAGACAGTAGAAGTAGGTTATGCCGACCAAGAACACGTTAATATAGATAATGAAAAAACGATTTTCGAAACTATTTCTGGAGGAAGCGAACTGATGATGCTTGGCAAAAGAGAAGTAAACTCTCGTGCGTATGTAAGTCGCTTCAATTTTGGAGGTTCAGACCAACAGAAAAAACTAAAACAACTCTCTGGAGGCGAGCGCAATCGTGTGCATTTAGCTCTAACCCTCAAAGAAGGTGCAAATCTACTCCTACTAGATGAGCCTACCAACGATTTGGATGTCAAGACTCTTAGAGCTTTGGAGGAAGGTTTGGAAAATTTTGCTGGCTGTGCTGTGGTTATTTCTCACGATAGATGGTTCTTAGACAGAATTGCAACACATATTTTAGCTTTTGAAGGCAACTCTCAAGTTCGTTTTTATGAAGGAAACTTTAGCGAATATATGGAAGACCGTAAAAAACGACTAGGAGAAGAAATTCCAAAGCGTTTGAAATATAAAAAATTGGTGTAG
- a CDS encoding type II toxin-antitoxin system VapC family toxin, with protein MSGKFLLDTNILIALFKYEKAIIEKLSVEDNICSTSFITIGELYYGAFNSFKIEENLIQLEKFRQVIPILRASDTTSMIYGEIKTELKKKGRPIPENDIWIAALAKEHDLILVTRDKHFSEISNLKIERW; from the coding sequence ATGAGTGGTAAATTTTTGTTAGATACCAATATTCTGATAGCTCTTTTCAAATACGAAAAGGCGATTATTGAAAAATTAAGCGTTGAAGATAATATCTGTTCTACATCTTTTATAACCATTGGGGAGTTGTATTATGGTGCTTTTAATTCTTTTAAAATAGAAGAAAATCTCATACAGTTAGAAAAATTTCGCCAAGTCATTCCTATTTTAAGAGCTTCTGATACAACGAGTATGATATACGGAGAAATCAAAACTGAATTAAAAAAGAAAGGAAGACCTATTCCAGAAAACGATATTTGGATAGCTGCTTTAGCAAAGGAACACGATTTAATTTTAGTAACTAGAGACAAACACTTTTCTGAAATAAGCAATCTTAAAATTGAGAGATGGTAA
- a CDS encoding DUF1501 domain-containing protein: protein MKINRRKFLGQMGLATAGTLFVPMFLKGFDAIAANSIKNSDRKLIIIQFSGGNDGLNTVVPFRNDIYYQQRPQIAIPKNEVIKLSDEQGFNPVLSPLRKLYDKGELAIINNVGYPNPDRSHFRSMDIWQTGSSADEYLSTGWLGRYLDSIYQKNKQQTAHFALEMDDTLSLTLKGSVKSGFAAQDLNRLKRTVNTPVIQALSEHRTIVSHHAHAHDEQISYLYQTLANTAASSEYLFEKNKLGKTVADYPSNRFGKDLKQVAQLIEAGSDSQIYYVTLGGFDTHANQKNQQERLLENYAEGMNALTEDLKKNNQWENTLIMTFSEFGRRVGENASRGTDHGTANVVFLAGGSLKKAGFVGSEPNLTDLDNGDLKFKIDFRQIYSDILNRWLKVDSKDILKSGFDSLNIF from the coding sequence ATGAAAATCAATAGAAGGAAATTTCTTGGACAAATGGGACTTGCTACGGCAGGGACGCTTTTTGTGCCTATGTTTTTGAAAGGTTTTGATGCGATTGCTGCAAATTCTATCAAAAACTCTGACAGAAAACTTATCATCATTCAGTTTTCGGGTGGAAATGATGGTTTGAATACAGTTGTTCCATTCAGAAATGATATATATTACCAACAACGTCCACAGATTGCTATTCCAAAAAATGAAGTCATCAAGCTTTCCGATGAGCAAGGCTTTAATCCTGTTCTTTCACCACTAAGAAAACTCTATGATAAAGGAGAACTAGCTATTATCAATAATGTAGGCTATCCAAACCCAGACCGTTCACATTTTCGCTCAATGGATATTTGGCAAACAGGAAGTAGTGCAGACGAATATCTATCAACAGGTTGGCTAGGAAGATATTTAGATTCAATATATCAAAAAAACAAACAACAAACTGCCCATTTTGCCTTAGAAATGGATGATACATTGAGTCTGACTTTAAAGGGAAGTGTAAAAAGTGGCTTTGCAGCACAAGATTTGAACCGATTAAAAAGAACTGTCAATACGCCAGTAATTCAAGCCCTTAGTGAGCATCGCACTATAGTATCTCACCACGCACATGCACACGATGAACAAATAAGTTATCTCTATCAGACATTAGCCAATACAGCAGCAAGTTCAGAGTATTTGTTTGAGAAAAATAAGCTCGGCAAAACAGTTGCAGATTATCCTTCTAATCGTTTTGGAAAGGATTTGAAACAAGTAGCACAGCTTATAGAAGCAGGTTCAGATTCACAAATTTATTATGTTACACTAGGAGGTTTTGATACGCACGCCAACCAAAAAAATCAACAAGAACGTTTACTAGAAAATTATGCAGAAGGAATGAATGCTTTAACCGAAGACTTAAAGAAAAACAATCAGTGGGAAAATACACTTATCATGACCTTTTCAGAATTTGGTAGAAGAGTAGGAGAAAATGCTAGTCGTGGTACAGACCACGGAACGGCTAATGTAGTTTTTTTGGCTGGTGGCAGCCTCAAAAAAGCTGGTTTTGTTGGAAGTGAACCTAATCTTACTGACTTAGATAATGGAGACTTGAAGTTCAAGATAGATTTTCGACAAATTTATAGTGATATTCTCAATAGATGGCTCAAAGTTGATAGTAAAGATATTTTGAAGAGTGGTTTTGATAGTTTGAATATATTTTAA
- a CDS encoding calcium/sodium antiporter — translation MNYLIFIVSVIVLVKGADWVTDGASSIAKRFNISDLIIGLTVVSIGTSAPELVVNLFASGSGSSDLAIGNVLGSNIFNTLAILGICAMISPVFVKRITVQVEIPLGLLAALALGVLANDALIDNYSSSVLSRGDGIILLFFFIVFMYYTFFSAMRDKKLSIEEAEEIQKLPLGLSILMLLGGFAGLIGGGKFMVDSAVEIAQSWGVSEGIIGLTVVAAGTSFPELVVSVMAARKGSTDMAIGNVVGSNVFNVFFVLGISATIRPIPFSPNANNLDVVVTALGCLMVVAFVFMGEGRKISRGEGTVLTLGYITYIGYLVYQQIILV, via the coding sequence ATGAATTATCTCATTTTTATAGTTAGTGTTATCGTGCTTGTCAAAGGAGCTGACTGGGTAACAGACGGAGCTTCCTCCATCGCCAAACGCTTTAATATTTCAGACCTTATTATTGGTCTTACAGTTGTTTCTATCGGAACATCTGCTCCAGAGCTTGTCGTGAATTTGTTTGCTTCGGGTAGTGGTAGTTCGGATTTGGCAATCGGCAATGTTTTGGGAAGTAATATTTTTAATACGCTTGCTATCTTAGGAATTTGTGCAATGATTTCACCTGTATTTGTCAAGCGAATAACGGTTCAAGTAGAAATCCCATTAGGACTTTTGGCTGCTTTAGCATTAGGAGTGTTGGCAAACGATGCTTTAATAGATAATTATAGTAGTTCTGTTTTGTCAAGGGGAGATGGTATTATCTTGCTCTTTTTCTTTATAGTTTTTATGTATTATACGTTTTTCTCTGCTATGAGAGACAAAAAACTATCTATAGAAGAGGCTGAAGAAATACAAAAATTACCTTTAGGACTTTCTATTTTGATGCTTTTGGGTGGTTTTGCAGGACTTATCGGAGGAGGGAAATTTATGGTGGATTCTGCTGTTGAAATTGCCCAGTCTTGGGGAGTAAGTGAAGGAATTATTGGACTTACCGTAGTGGCAGCAGGAACATCTTTTCCAGAACTTGTAGTTTCTGTAATGGCAGCAAGAAAAGGAAGCACAGACATGGCAATCGGAAATGTAGTAGGTTCAAATGTTTTTAATGTCTTTTTTGTCTTGGGAATTAGTGCCACCATACGTCCTATTCCATTTAGTCCAAATGCTAATAATTTAGATGTTGTCGTTACAGCATTAGGCTGTTTGATGGTAGTAGCATTTGTTTTTATGGGAGAAGGTAGAAAAATAAGCCGAGGAGAAGGAACAGTTTTGACATTGGGTTATATTACTTACATAGGTTACTTGGTGTATCAACAAATCATTTTGGTCTAA
- a CDS encoding dipeptidase, producing the protein MNTHDYIEKNKERFLEELKDLLRIPSVSADSKYKEDVFRAGEFLKEKLEEAGADNVELCQTAGYPIVYGEKIIDSSLPTVLVYGHYDVQPPDPLDLWETPPFEPTVRDEKIYARGACDDKGQMYMHVKAFEAMMKTDALPCNVKFMIEGEEEVGSDNLGIFVKNNREKLSADVILISDTGMIANDIPSITTGLRGLSYVEVEVTGPNRDLHSGLYGGAVPNPINVLCDMISSLKDEEGRITVENFYDDVVELSAEEREKMAQAPFSLEEYKNSIGLKDVEGEKGYSTLERASIRPTLDVNGIWGGYTGEGAKTVIASKAYAKISMRLVPNQDSETITKLFKKHFEKIAPPSVSVLVKPHHGGEPVVTPIDSQAYQAASFAYKQTFDKEPIPMRGGGSIPIVAMFKSELGIDSILMGFGLDSDAIHSPNEHYGLFNYYKGINTIPHFFFRYAEIYKPELV; encoded by the coding sequence ATGAATACACACGATTATATAGAAAAAAATAAAGAACGCTTCTTAGAAGAACTCAAAGATTTACTTCGTATTCCCTCTGTAAGTGCAGATAGCAAATACAAAGAAGACGTTTTTAGAGCAGGAGAATTTCTAAAAGAAAAACTAGAAGAAGCTGGAGCAGATAATGTAGAACTTTGTCAGACAGCAGGTTATCCTATTGTGTATGGAGAAAAGATTATAGATAGTTCTCTTCCAACAGTTTTAGTTTATGGACACTACGATGTTCAGCCACCAGACCCATTAGACCTTTGGGAAACGCCTCCTTTTGAGCCAACGGTTAGAGATGAAAAAATCTATGCTCGTGGAGCATGTGATGACAAAGGACAAATGTATATGCACGTAAAGGCATTTGAAGCCATGATGAAAACGGATGCTTTACCTTGTAATGTAAAGTTTATGATAGAAGGCGAAGAAGAAGTGGGTTCTGATAACTTAGGAATTTTTGTAAAAAATAATAGAGAAAAGCTATCTGCCGATGTTATTTTGATTTCAGATACAGGAATGATTGCCAACGATATTCCATCTATCACTACTGGACTTCGTGGACTTTCGTATGTAGAAGTAGAAGTAACAGGACCAAACCGTGATTTACACTCTGGTTTGTATGGTGGTGCTGTTCCAAATCCTATCAATGTTTTGTGTGATATGATTTCTTCATTGAAAGATGAAGAGGGCAGAATCACAGTAGAAAATTTCTATGACGATGTGGTAGAGCTTTCAGCAGAAGAGCGTGAGAAAATGGCACAAGCTCCTTTTTCTTTAGAAGAATATAAAAATTCTATTGGTTTGAAAGACGTAGAAGGCGAAAAAGGATATTCTACCCTAGAGCGTGCTTCTATCCGTCCAACATTGGATGTAAATGGAATTTGGGGTGGCTACACAGGTGAAGGCGCAAAAACAGTAATTGCCTCTAAGGCTTATGCCAAAATTTCTATGCGTTTAGTGCCAAATCAAGATTCTGAAACGATTACGAAATTATTTAAAAAGCATTTTGAAAAAATTGCTCCTCCTTCGGTAAGTGTTTTAGTAAAACCTCATCATGGAGGCGAGCCAGTAGTTACGCCAATAGATTCACAAGCCTACCAAGCAGCAAGTTTTGCCTACAAACAAACGTTTGACAAAGAGCCTATTCCGATGCGTGGAGGTGGAAGTATTCCAATTGTTGCGATGTTCAAATCTGAACTTGGCATTGACAGTATTCTGATGGGCTTTGGCTTAGATTCAGATGCCATTCACTCGCCTAACGAACACTACGGACTTTTCAATTATTATAAAGGAATCAATACTATTCCTCATTTCTTTTTCCGTTATGCTGAGATTTATAAGCCAGAATTGGTTTAA